The segment CTGGCCGAGGCGACCCTCAACGGGGAACCTTTCGTTTCGAGCGACGGCATATTCTACCGCACCTCCATGACGCAAAACGCCGACATCGTATTCCGTTTCGAGGAGGAGACCCCGGCTCCCGACGACACGACCGTGGTCGAACCGGAATTCCATGCTTTATGGATAGCTTATGACCGTGACCTCGGCATCATACATGTCAACGACACGCTTCCCGCACCTTTTGCCGGGAATGTATCGAGCGATGAGACGGTCAAGATAAGTGTCCGTCCCAACGAAGGATACCAAGTAAAACAAGTCATCTGCAACGAAGAAGTCATCAGCGACCAAAACGACACGGCTTACTATGTGAGTCTGAAAGAAGACGCTTTGATACAAGTGCTCTTTGACGAGAGACAAGAAGGGTCCACAGAATATACGACGTTGACCATACAGGGTATAAACGGCGGAACGATGGAACAAGAAGTTGCCGTCGGCTCGACGCTGAATTTCAGAATCGTTCCCGACACGGGTTGGTCTTTGCACAGCGTGATGTTCAACGACGTCGACATGACCCAGCTCATCGACAGCAGCTACCTGTTCACAACCCCGGTACTGACAGAGCCGTCGACACTCTCGATCGTCTTCAAGGAACTCACATCGTTGCTCCAACAAAGCCATGCAAGTGCGGTGAAAGTTTACGGACAAAACGGACAAATCATCATAGAGAACATGCCCGCGAACGAAACCGCACGGATATATAACGAACTGGGTATCTTGATAAAAACCATCGATGGCAAAAGTCAACCCGATGCCCGCATCACAATCGAGCTGACCACCCAAGAAAGTTATATCGTCAAAATCGGCTCCGAGACATACAAATTACTGCTTTAATAGAAAAATAGTCTTTTCTTCAAACGGGTTGGCGGACTCTTCCGCTAACCCGTTTTTCATTTTAATGAAACAGAAATGTCATCGACTCGTCATCACCTTGAAATGCCAACCTTCGTTCTTTGCAGCAAAAATCATCACGATGAAAAAGCTACTGCTGGCCACCGCCATCGGACTGCTTCCGATATTGGCTCCGGCCCAAGAAACAGAGACCTATGACAAAGACGGCACAAGTGTTCCGGCACGGGTCTATTTCAAAGACGGGAAGCTGCATTTTGCGTCGAAGAACGAAAAGTTCCATCTTTGGTTCGACAACCGCATATACATCGATGGCTCTTACTACGCTCCCACGAGCGACATCACAGGTTTGTCGTCCAAGCCCAACAAAGACTTGGAAGAAGACGATGGCATCTTCCGTTTCAACAACGGCGTGAGTATTCGCCGGGCTCGCTTTGCCCTGAAAGCCGAACTGTATAACTGGTTTGCCGAGTTTGACCTCGACTTTGCCTACAACGAAGTCGAAATCAAGGACATGTTCCTGGGATACCGGTTCAACGACCACATCTCGATACAGGCAGGGCACTTCAAGGAACCCATGAGCATGGAACGTCTCACCAGTTCGAAATACCTCTCGTCGAACGAACGGCCCATGCCGGTAGAGATGTTTGCCGGAGGTCGACGCCTGGGTATCGCCGCCACGGCGTGGAACAAACACTGGTGGGTGAGCGGTGGTGTCTTCGGGCAACAGGTCGACATCATTCAGAAAGAGAAAAACCGTGGCAGCGACGGTTACGGATTTACCGGCCGCGTAGCGGTATCGCCCGTTGTCAATGACGTGCTGACACTGCACCTCGGCGGATATGCGACCTACCGTACCCCCGATGCCGCCGGCGAGGAAGACCGGTTCGTGGAGTTCCGCACCTTTCCCGAAAGCCGCACCGACCGTCGTCGCTTCGTCCGTGCAGAGATACCCAACGTAAACCACTACGCCACCTATGGCATCGAAGCAGCTGTCCGTTGGGACAAACTGCTCGTCTACGGAGAATATATCTTCACCGACCTCTCCCGATATAAACGAGGAACCGACGGCATGAAGCAACCGTTGAAAAACGCCACGTTCAACGGCTGGTATGCCACCGCTTCATACATGATACTGGGGAAACAACGCCGCTACTCTCCCGAAGATGCCGAATTCGGCCCGATGGAAGTGCGCCGCAAAGGGGGTAATCTTGAAATATCAGCCCGGGCCAGCCATGTCAATCTCAACGATTTCCATGATGCTTCATCGGTCATCACGGGAGGAAAAGCCTACGCCTACAATGCCACCCTCAACTGGTATCCCATACGCAACGTCCTGCTGGGACTGAACTATACGTTTGTCGACAACGACAAATACGCCGACGACAAAGGTCATATCACCCAAAACGGGTTGTCACTCAGCCAAGTGCGTCCAGAAGGCATAGATTTCAACATCATACAATTACGACTACTTGTATCTTTCTAAAAACCAAAAACTTATGAAGAAAAGACATCTCATCGGGATTCTCGCCGTCCTGACCGCCGTTTCAACCGCCTGCAAAGACGACAGTGAAACCGACCTCATAACCGGATCTTCCGATATAAAAGGTTTATATATCAACGAAGTATGTACCAGTGGCACCGATTGGATCGAGCTCTACAACGGCTCCGATTCGGAAATCAGCCTTGGCGGTTTTCTTTTGCAAGACAGCAAGG is part of the Candidatus Caccoplasma merdavium genome and harbors:
- a CDS encoding porin, producing the protein MKKLLLATAIGLLPILAPAQETETYDKDGTSVPARVYFKDGKLHFASKNEKFHLWFDNRIYIDGSYYAPTSDITGLSSKPNKDLEEDDGIFRFNNGVSIRRARFALKAELYNWFAEFDLDFAYNEVEIKDMFLGYRFNDHISIQAGHFKEPMSMERLTSSKYLSSNERPMPVEMFAGGRRLGIAATAWNKHWWVSGGVFGQQVDIIQKEKNRGSDGYGFTGRVAVSPVVNDVLTLHLGGYATYRTPDAAGEEDRFVEFRTFPESRTDRRRFVRAEIPNVNHYATYGIEAAVRWDKLLVYGEYIFTDLSRYKRGTDGMKQPLKNATFNGWYATASYMILGKQRRYSPEDAEFGPMEVRRKGGNLEISARASHVNLNDFHDASSVITGGKAYAYNATLNWYPIRNVLLGLNYTFVDNDKYADDKGHITQNGLSLSQVRPEGIDFNIIQLRLLVSF